The following nucleotide sequence is from Arvicola amphibius chromosome 1, mArvAmp1.2, whole genome shotgun sequence.
ccctgtctcgaaaaaccaaaaaaaaaaaaaaaaaaaaaaaaaaaaaaaaatgcacagccaaatgagatctggtgtcctcttctgtcatgcagatgtacatataggcagaacactgtgtacataataaatcttttaaaaaaagaacttaaacttTGGGATTGCTGTGATGGCTTAGTAGgcgaaggcacttgctgccaagcctaattcCCTGAGTGCAATCTATGAGATctacatagtagaaggagaaaattgactcaTGTAAGTTGTGTTTTGGCCTCTGTACAGAGGCGCAGTGGTATATATGTACCAACACACAAGtttgcgcgcacacacacacacacatacacacacacacacacacacaaatcaaatataaagaaaaagaacatggacTTTGGAGACAGCCTTCCTGGGTTTGTGTTTCAGCTTTCACAATTTGGGTGTGTTACTCTGGACAAGCTATTCAATCTGTCTGAGCTTCATTTCAtaatctataaatttaaaaaaatgtacctaTCTCCTAGATAATTAAGGATTAAATAAGTGAATCATACTATATGCTTAGAATAGTATTGAATGCAGTAAATGTTACAGAAGTGTTtgctggttttattgttttttttttttctcttgacaaACTAACCCTGAGCCACAGGAAACTGAGTACAGTATGACAATGAGCTTGAGTCATTGAGCAGACCCCAGGCACCAAGGGCATGAAAGCGTGTATAATGATGTGGCTCCAGAGCTTGTGGAAGAGCAAAGGAGCAGGTGTACATAGCAGCCAAGAGCTCTGGATTCCTTTCATTGTATGACCTGgaaccagttgtctctgtcatagGTGTGGACTTGGTATTAGAATACCTACCTACCCGTGGTGTTGCAATAATTTAAGAGATTGTGTATGCAGTATATTTTGCACAGAGTTGGTCAAGGGACGGTAGTTGTGATTTTCAGCTAATAAATATGCCCACTTTGTCATGGAAGTACTCTGTGTGCTTTGCCCAGGGCACCTGGCCTCATGTGGTCTGAGTCACATTCTCGTGGCTTGGCCTTAGAAACTTCAGTTtctttggatgtgtgtgtgtgttggtgtcgggggggagggggtgttgaaATGTTACTTTCcagtttcttttcaaattttataaaaaccTTGAAAATTAAGTCATTAGCTTACATGATGATGTCAGAGGCACCTTAGGGGAAACAAACATGACCAAGGATAAGAGAATGAAACTAAAGTCGTGattcttcttttttaacatttatttatttattatgtatacaatattctgcctgtgtgtatgcctgcaggccagaagagggcaccagacccctttacagatggttgtgagccaccatgtggttgctgagaattgaactcaggacctttagaagagcaggcaatgctcttaacctctgagccatctctccagccctaaagtcGTGATTCTTGAAGTAAACTAGAACCATGTTTTAGCAACTACAGTAATCCCAAGGATGACAGCTGTGCAGTGGGAATGTTGGCTGTTGGGAAGAAAGTAGTCATCACTGCAGCTAACTACACAAAGGGCCAGAAGTACATCCACCAGCATGCAAACTATAGCTACTGAGCTATAGAGTAAAGATGCTGCCTTCAGTTCTCTGTCCACTGGGTTTGAATGAATGGGGGCTCTGGCCACTTAGCAGGGGTGGGGTTTTGTTCACATACTCTTGTGAACAAAATGGGTAGTCTTGTTCTGTGTATACTATTTGCTGTTTGTTGAGCAATTAGCTTAACCGTCAGGGAGTAAGGTTGAGCAGAAAACCAAAGTGCTGGTTCTTGCTAAGGCAGCTGCTAGTTACGGCAACCATAGGCTTACTGATTCAGTGTTAGCTTTGTATACCCAGTGTAGAAGTTAGCTTGATTCAGGAAATAActaggctagctaaaagataaaacaattatatttttatttattatgaggggaaaactcacgaaacaAGAATGAGAAGTCCAAACTCAGCTGTGCTGcaagggaaccacacagagagagagcacctgggccGCTTGCCAGTTTTCTCCAGGTCctagaaagccacaccctaacttggtcccacctctttttttaatttttattgagctctacatttttctcttctccccaccctgcctctctcctcccctcttcaaccctcccccaaagggtcccacctcttaaagataattggttggcaaagattccccatcacctcccccttttgtctcaATAAGAGCAATCCAAACCcagtacaaaactatatacaataggaacagatatcaagtataaaattacaaccaacataaacaatattaagcaaggaacacatgataaatattttaataggcattctattccaaagagtctaaTAAGTCTTGCATCAGAAATAGACttggcgggggctggagagatggctcagaggttcagagcattgcctgttcttccaaaggtcctgagttcaattcccagcaaccacatggtggctcacaaccatttataatggggtctggtgccctcttctggcctgcaggcatacacacagaatattgtatacataataaataaatatatattaaaaaaaagaaatagacttgGCTAAAccataagaggatggtaactattACTGTCTAATCTTCAAaacccatcgaaggcctgaggtaatattacttgagcaggcaggaagtgcaatcaagcaacttccaaagcaaatagtatatgatggagacaattgaCTGCCAGAGCAATTACTcaaagtttcatttgcaatgttgaagcaacatctttggctaaggcttagcataactgacagaccattttcagggGCAGGAAATTTTCCAGAGCCATCTTAttctgtcttggcaaagtttgacaaTCATTTTCCTTGTATCTTGTTTATCcagtctggataccatgtactttgtcagtggttgaggcatgggcagttccttgcccaaaggccagttgtgccaagaagaaaacaaactctgagtggagtgtctttgatgctcaacattctctcagaaatagcttggtgctgtcaggagcaatcatgtctcatgtcaacttAAACTTTAAATGCtgtgttctacagatccttgaagaggttgaagattacatagctaggcagaatacaatctctatgtatctaaagaacctcaaacatgaacaactattgacctataatatatAGGTCAATATATAACTTAtagactaagacttcatgtcaggATATTAAATAATTTGTAGACAAattgcagcaaatgaggacagtgacctcaaaatgtgAACAATGCATAAGTATCTTGATTAGaggtaataataatatataatgcaatatgaaaatatatcctaaaagttgtatcaatatacaaaatgtcctaaacagaggtagaatcattcatgtatacaatctgacagaataactttgcataggtgtacaaatattattaacagaaataacaaatataatttgaacttgtatcaatatacaaaaactataccaatgtaaattatccataaataatagctcacaagtattcacttgATTACTCacaattattattagtgtgaataacgTTACACTAAATTTTCTATTATCCCCTtcaatttttccatctttttttttgagcCTACATAgtttccacccccaccctctaccttatacaagtaataatcaacaacctcaaacagtgttcccaactctgaggacaaactttgttgggagaggggatgtcatcttctagaattgctttcaGCTGTCATGGAGGTAATGttctttttatgggatcctgtaaaagtaaaatgatggttaagtttcaagattactgtctagtatagttgcaaatgaTTTCTGAACCTTTGTTGAGgaaggccactagttagttccctgactctcagccctgaaataatcacacagaaagtgtgttaattaaatcactccttgacccattagctctagcttcttattggctaactcttacatattaacttaacccattactattaatctatgtatggtcacgtggctgtggtttactggctaaagttccggcgtctgtctccagtggggctagatggcttctttctgactctgcctcctttataccttgctataggccaaactagtttctttattaaccaatggtattcacattcctctgggaatcccacatcaatccagGAATGTCTTAGGTGGTCTTCTAGAATCAAATCAGCTTTTAGATGTTAGAGAACCCCAGAAAGTCATAAATCCAGGGCAGCTTAGAATGACATTCATTTTCCTGTGCTCTGGTTTCTGAGAGGTCTGGTATATAAAAAGGATTACACATTACAGGAAGGATATGTATGGGTGTTCAGTGGAGGTAGCTGAAAGCCTACAGACAGTTTTTTAAAACAGCAAGAAAACCTTCATTTTAATCAGCACTCTGCTCAATAaacaaaggcacttgccaccacatCTGAATTCTgaccccagaacctacatggtggaagaagaaaagcaactcCTACAAGTTAGCTTCTGATTTCCACTTGTGCGTtgtggcatgtgcatgtacacacacacacacacacacacacacacacacactcatgcacacacacatacacacaaattaaaagaaaaataactagaaCAAGGTCCTAGTTTCAGGTAAGTATATGCCACTTCTGTTCACCCAGTAAACACACTATGTGAACAGAGTGCACAGAGCATCTGCTTGCTGGTGGTAGGGAGCACTCGGTAGCAGGACTTTGCAAGAAGACCATAATTCAGAGTACTGCTGAACTGAAACTGAATGGACTTTCCCTCTCTGGCATTTTTAGCCTGAACTTGGGCAGACCAAACTCGGAAAGGAGTGTTAACATAACAGAAAGGACCAGAAAGGGCTCTACGGCTAGGGGAAGAGTGAGTCCAATACTTAGAGATAGGCAGAGCTCATCCTTTGcatttttcctctgtttttttttgtagttgttgtttaaaatttatttattttatgtgcattggtgtttttgcctgcaccTGGtattgttttgcctgtatgtatgagggtgtcagatcttggagttatttatagacagttgtgagctgccatgtggggctgggaattggacctaggtcctctggataAGGAGccatgctctcaactgctgagccagctctccagcccccttttctctgttctttttttttttttaaaggttttatttattttattattttatgggtaCGAGTGTGTTATGCCTGTATgttatgtgtaccatatgtgtggctggtgcccagggaggtcagaaaatTGCAATAGAACCTCTgggattggagttatagacagttttgACCAACCATGTGACTAGTGTGAGTTGAGCCTGGCTCCTCtcagctgagccagctctccagccctcctctctctgttctttcgcTCTAGTCCTCATACAGTCTCAAGGTAGCACTCATAGTGTCTGACAGGAGCCTAACACTGCAGGAGGGGAAGCTGGTGAGAAAAGGAGATCTGTACATATGATTTGCCCTCTCTCACCATCACAGTGGTGGGAAGTGTATAGCTATTTAATCACAGCAGGAAGACTCAGGGAACTAGAAGACACTTGATGATTGCAAAGAGATGTGCAGGAAAGAGACTTCTTTAAGTTTGTTATGACTCCTGTATTTCCTGCCACTGTCTGGGTACTGACCTTAAGTAAAAGGGAATGGATGGAGCACATGCAAATCTCTGACTGACCACTGGGTGGTGCACATGCAAGACAGTCAAAAGTGCTGAAAACAGTTTGGAATTCAACACAAAAGCTGGCTGGAACTTGTAGGTCTTTATGTTTGGAGTCCAAATATGTTATAATAGTGTCATCATTTACACAAGGTCAAGTATTGGAACATAACTTTTGAAGAGTCTATGGTTGAAGaattgactcagtggttaggagaacTTGTTATTGCTAAGGatctaggtttgattcctagcacccacatggaggcttaccACTTCCTCAGCACCAAACATGCATATGGTGCATAgaaaaacatgcaggcaaaacactcatacacacaaaataaatctaaaatatatttaaagaaaagtctaagtGGGGCAGtgatggtgaacacctttaatcccagcactcaggaggcagaggcaggtggatctctatgagtttgaggccagcctgatctacagagcacgttccaggacaggctccaaagccacacagagaaaccctgtattgaaaaacaaacaatctaTAGTATAGTTCAAAATTATTAGGTTTAAGGACTTGGTTGTCTTTTGATGACCAGTAGGTTCAATCCTAAAATCAATGCATGTTGAGATTGTGTATGACCTTAAAGAAGCCATTAGAAGAATGCTCCAGCAAGTAGGGTAGACACCCTTGAGAGTGGAAGATGAAAAAAATTagttgaaaaatagaaaataaatcagtGAACATTTATAACAGAAAAATACAGCTGAAATAACTAAGCAGACCACTCAATAGCAGAACACACAAGTTAGGAAGAGTAAGTTTTAAGGTAGATTAGTAGAATTTATGCAGTCTAACAGCACAGATCAAAGGAGGGTCAGTAAAGTAATATAATCTTGAACACAGGAGACACACTGAACTGTTTAAAGTCCAGTAAGACGGAGATGGTTTAGCAGCTACAGGTGCTTGCACACATGTCTCACAACCTGAGTTGAATTCCTAGATTCCATGTTGTTGCAGaaaagaaccagctcctgaaaatTGTCCCCTGACTTTCACACATGCTCTTTGGACCTATGTGCTTGTACTCGCACACAATCACatatacaataattttttttaaaaaattagaaagttgAAGTCAAAATCACCAAAGTTTGAATTTGTGCCACAGAAGTCTTAAGAGAAAGGATTCATtaataaaagtatattaaaataaatgactatGTCCAAAATTTGTCAAGTCATACACTTACAGATTTAAGTCTAGTCAGTGATCCTATAAACAGAATTCTGACAAGTTGTAACCAAACtgctgaaaataaagacaaaaaaaaaatcctacaagcATTCAGAGAAAAACAGTGTGTTACTTATTGGAGAATAGTAATTTGAATGCTTATGAATTTCTCATCAGTAACAAcagagtgggctggagagatgatggttcaGCAATCAGAGCAGCTCCTGTGCCTGCAAAGGACTATAGTTAAGTCTGCAACACCCAGGTTGGGTAGCTGAGCCACCTGTAATTTGCACTTCAAGGGACCCAGTGTCCTCTTTTGAGGCTTTGCTAACACCTGCAGACACTTGCACAGAACCCCTttccacacacaataaaaatacaataaaaaaatctaaaccaaaacaaaacaaaatcacacatGTCAAGGGAATCAGTATTTGGatctgtttaaagaaaagaattgtcAACCCAGAATGTTGTATCAAGAggtgaagccgggcggcggtggcgcacgtctttaatcccagcactcgggaggcagaggcaggcggatctctgagttcgaggccagcctggtctacaagagctagttccaggacaggctctagaaactacagggaaaccctgtctcgaaaaaccaaaaaacaacaacaacaaaaaagaacagaggtGAAAGGAAAGTGTTCTCAGATGAAGAGAGTCTTGTAAGAGAGTAAGATCCCTATACCTTCAgggatcatttctatagtttgTACAAGATTTGACCACTGCAGGGTCGTTGCACTAGAAGGAACCTTGGAACATaggaagaaagaggaacaaaAATGGTAAACCATATGGCAGATTGCAGAATTGCAGAGAGTCAATTCTCAATaggttctttaaaaatgtgtttggttAAATGCAAAAGTTAAGTGTTGTTTGGGTCTTCGACTGTACGTAGATGTAACATACATGTCAGTCATATATCAGGGGAAGGGCGATGAGTTCCTACTCAAAGTGATAAAATACTGATTCCAATTAGGTCACAGAAAATTGCATATACATATTTCAGCTCCTAGGCTGACCATTGAACTATGTAGAAAGATGACCAAAACATGAGAGATAAATTAAAATTGcaaaattttataattaacaaaattcagaaaactcaaaatgaaggaaggcagaaaagaagaaatagggAAGAAAAGCAACAATAAACCCGGTAAGATGACACTTAAATTCAAACCTACCAAATTATGTTACATACGGATGGCCTAGGCACACCAGTGCTATCAAAGAGGCTTGAAAACAGTGACTCAATTCTGTCATCTACAAAGAACTCTTCAAATGTTCAACATGTAAGATAACactctgaagaaagagaaaaaatggagCTGGGGTGTAGTTTAGTCATAGAATTTTGTGTTTAGtgtacatgaagccctgggttcgatcttTAGCACCTCCCTTAAGGTAGACCTATTAatgtcataaaaaaataaaaactgggctTCAAAGACAACTAGTTCCGAGAAATAAAGAGAGCTGTTGCCTAATGAAGACCACTTAGCTCTGAGTGTTTCTGCACATAATGCCTGATGCAAATCCACCAAGCAGAGATGCAGAAAACTGGGCTTTTCTACTTTCCAAGTGGAGGGTCCGTGCTGCTCCAAGACCCTGAGAAGGAGCAGCTGCAGATGGAGCAAGCCAGGATGTGGAGAATCTGAATTCTACTCTCCAGCAGCTGACTGACCTGTCTAGAACATTCCCCCTCCAGTAGTAGCCATCCCCTGTGCATGTGGAGCATTCACTAGACAGATGTGTGGGtcataaaagaaacttttaaagatTCCAAAGGATTAAAGTTAAGTAAGTGTTTCTAGCTATAGTATCTATTACACAGAAAGCAATAACAAATATTAAGAACATCTCTCTAAAGGTGGATATTAAATAAGTAGCAAATTTCTGAGGAAGCcacaggaaaattagaaaatattttgatacaAACAAGTACACAGCATACCAAAACTTGGAAGGTGAAATTTGGATAGGAAATATATATCATGAGACTAAACGAAGGAAGGTTTCACATCAGTAATCCAAGTTCCTgtcttaagattttaaaaagcagaagtgaaacaaatgatacagaagaaatagaaatgaaattggAACTGTAAATGGCAGTGAGTGAGACCAGGGCTGGCTCTTTGAGTGATCTTTGTCCTGATCAGTCTTAGCTGAACaaccaaggaaagagaaacagattttcaataaaaggaatgaGCAAAGGAGATAGATAGTTCTGTGGAACCTGCACAACTAAGAAGGAAAATGGAATTTTTTGAGCAGCCCTCTACAGGAATTTGTCATCTCAGGTGAAATGATTTATTTCCTTGGAAATTAGAAATCACCAGAACTTATCCAAGGTAAAAAGTAAATTGATTCGTACTGcaattttggatttgttttgtttttttttttaagaaaagaaagttacagttggggctggagacatggctcagtggttaagaacactgactgctctttcagaggaccagggttcaattcctagcacccacatgacagctaacaactctctgtaactcctgttccagaggatccaatacccccacagaaacacacatgcagacaaaacaccaattcaaataaaataaaaataaattattttctcttaaaaagaaaattacagttaaatactgtggtagtttaaatgtgcAATGTTCCTccaggctcacatgtttgaacatGTGGTTCCTAGCTgctggagctgtttgggaaggctgtggaaccttcAGGAGGGGGACCCTTAGTAGAGAAAGTGGGTCACTGGGTGGGCCTTGAGGTGCTGGGGTTCCAGTTTCTTGGTCACTTTGTCCTCCTGTGTGGATGCAGTGTGATGAGCTGATCTGCTCTTGTCCCATGCTTCCTGCACTGTGGTAGACAACATCCTTCTGGAGCCGGGGACcacaataaaccctttcttcttaaGTTGCATTTGTCACGGTATTTGACCACAGCAAGGAGGAAAATAAGACACTTTCCTGAAAAGTTATCTCCAGGCCCACGTGGTTTCACTCATGAAATCTGCTTAAAAACACTGCCaaatttagaaggaaaaagaCATTTCCTGACTCATTCCTTGATGCTAGTGCTGCTGACACTGAACCCTAGCTCAGTGTCCTTTATGAGCACACATGATCCTCAGCATGTTATTAGCAAACTGAACCCAAGACATGTTTTGACGCCAACACACAGGACTAAGTGACATTTATCCTAGAAGTGCAAGGCCGGTATGATGTAGGAAAACAGTGACATCAACTGTATTACTGACTGTATTACTGAAAACCACATAGTCCTATTGAGGCAGAAAAGTATTTGACCAAGTTCAGTATTCATTTCTGATAAAATCTCAGCAAAGTAGAAGCAGAAAAAATTTCACCTGGTAGAGGATGCTAAAAAGGAAGCTATAGTGGCTGAGAAGGGGTTTCTTACAATGTGAAACCTAAATAGTAGTGTCACGTGGGATATTTGTTCCAGAATGTTCTATGGATGCTCAAATCCTGGGACACAGAGTCCCTTTTATACAATGGTAACCTAATATTGTCATGTacactttaaattatttctacaaTACTTATACTTCCTAATACAGTGTAACTGCTGTGTAAAAAGTATTGTGTTGTTTAGGGAGTTATGATAATCAGTCCAGACAacagtggtttgttttttttcccctctttgagGAATGCTTTTGATCTGCAGTTGGTTGAATCTGAATGCTTCCCTGTCCCCTCATAGGTTGTGCTATAAAGAAGTGAAAGTCTATGCTGGTACGAACTTCTGATACAAAGTCTTTCAGTACAGATCTTCTTGGCTGCTGATCACATTGGGCTGAATATGTATTCTTTGCCATGAACTTGGAAGGACCACCTCTGCCCAGTGCACCCCATCACACATTCTGGCTTCTTGTCTGCCCTAAGCCATTACTTTTGCCCTTTCTTCACTGTGTGTTTCAGTGGGTGGTCATAGCTCAAATGGTGTCTTCTCAGGTTTCCCCTGACTGACTAAAGTCTAAAGGGATGTCATCAGCCTGCTGGGGTATTTTCTTTGCAGCATTTTTCTTCATTGGAAATTCTTGTTCATGTGTTTGTAGCTTTATTGTGTGTCTCTCAAGCAGCACCCAGATGTATTCAAGAGAGCAAGGATCGGACTTCATTTGCTTATTGATGGCTTAGGATGGTGCTCAGCTTTAGTGTATGGTTAACTTATAGACCATTTCTAATTTTTGACAACATATTTTTCTATAGCTTCACATATTGttgaatggttttgtttttacttagtgGTTTTGGGAGTTGCTATTTCTTGATTTACTGACCAGCGCCCTGGATTGGACACTGAAGTTGTTCCTACAATCATCATTTGATCCTTGTGTTGTTCAGTGGCCTGTTGGGTGTTTGATCTGCTAGGAAGTGGACAGTGAGTCAGTCTTGTCTCCCTGACTTCAAAGGTAGAGATGTCTGTGCTACAGACACACAAACTAAGCAGAGAGATCAAACATGCTAACAGGGAGGCAGGAATGTGTTCTGGGGATGTGTTCTGGTTATTGCAGGAAACTTCTGGAGGAGAACGTGTTGTATGGGTAAAGACATGTAATATTCATGTCAGTGTTTGATGGAGAAAAGTCTTGAAGGGTGTGATTAGTCCTTTAAGTTTCCCACACTGGTAGAAGTCACCCTGCTTGCTATCTCATGGTATAATATGTAGTCAAACTTTGTAAATGGTATTTATTCCTAAAGTATGACTCAGAAATTACACATCCCAACACATTTTTAGTGCTTGCTTATAGCCATCTTGACCAGATTTAATGTGAGTGAATCTGTGGACTCAGTTCTGGCCCCAGTTGGCTAACTTGTAAAATGTCGGTAGGCATTTGGTGTTGAGAGTCCAGGTGAAGGTAACAGGCATGGAGAGGCCGAGAACTTGCTCTTGTCCCTGAGAACTGAGCTTCACAGTGCTTAACTCTGTTCCAGCCAATAGCATTGTTTCTAGAAAGGTACTGTTAACTGCCTTCCCCCGAGACTGCATTAGTATTTGTTGAGGGGGAGTCTCTTCCCAGCCTCGGTTTCCTGTCCTGTCACTGAGCACTGGTGTGGACATTGCCTGTTGGCTTGTCTGTGAGTGACTTAGAGCAAgagccatgtttgtctttattgcTGGGGCCAAGTACTTGGAGTACTTGCTTGGATggcaggcagtcaggacaggtgGCTTCTTGTGATTGGCATACTGATTCCACAAGTGCTGTGTGCCTCCTCTGCCAGGTGCTTTGCTGGCCCCTCACCAGCTCAGTGAGAGAATGTGAGTCAGATGACCATGTAATGACAGGCTATACATGCTGCTGAAAGCAGGATGAAAGCAGGGCCTTGCTGAGTCAAGGCATTGGGGAGTGTTTCTGTGAGGGTGTTCAGTGAAGGTGAGGCCTGGAGGACAGTTACCTGGCTCCCTCACGGCTTTCTTCCTCTTAAGGAGCTGGATGTTATAGGATTTAGGGGAGAAGACATGGCATCTGCAACTTCTTTCAGGgggtaaaatgttttaaaactaaagTGAGTATTTGTAACATTCTCACTTTACTGTGATCTGGGTGGAGTTTGTATATGGGTTTATTAAATTATTCCCTGAGTACTTCCACAGATTTgaccccctccctttttttgcaGAATTCAGATTGATCCCAGTGCCTCCCACACTGAGCAAACATGCTAATGCACCATGAAATCCACTCACTATAAACACCTAGTGACTCCCAATGTATGCACGGTTGCCCACAAGCCATTGCATCCAGTTTTGGAGGATTTCCATTATGCAAAGTGTGCAGCCAGTCCTCAGTCCCTTCTTCAGGCGAATACCAATTGTATATTCTCTCGAGAATTTCCTTATGAAGAAATGTCATATACATGGCCCCACCCTGGCTGTCTCCCTTCTGGCAGCTTTTGCTGCGCACTGTTTCAGAGGCACTTTCACCAGCAGCATGTATGTGTCAGTAATTCCCTCTTTTCGCTGGTTCTGAGCTGTCCATGCGTTCCTCCGCTGGTGGACACTTGGGTTGTTTTAGAGTTTGATTGGTACACAAGTGCTATGACGTTTTGTAAGCAGGCCTTTTTGTGGGTGGTTTCTCTTGGATAAGTACTCAGGTGTGTGGCTGGTGTGTATTGAGCTGTATAAGAAACTGGGAAACTTGCTTCCAAAGTGGCCCTACTGTTTTGAATTGCCCCCAGGGATTTACGAGAGTCCCAGATTTTCTGCATGGGTGTTACTATGAGTGTTACTATGTGCCGTGACAGTGCCTCTTTTTCTGGTGGATCTCCAGGGCGCCTTCTTTGTGAGAAGGTTTCTGTTAGTGAATGAAAAATTAAGTACTCATTTTCCGAGCGCCAGCAGGGCGCCGATCGTAGTAGTGTGATCTGTTCCTAAAGTTCGGTCTTGATTTCCCTTGTGAACTATGGAGAGTGACTTTTACCTGCGTTACTACGTGGGTCACAAAGGCAAGTTCGGTCATGAGTTCCTGGAGTTTGAATTCCGACCTGATGGAAAACTGCGATATGCCAACAACAGCAATTACAAAAATGATGTCATGATCAGAAAGGAGGCTTATGTACATAAGAGTGTGATGGAGGAATTGAAGAGAATCATTGACGACAGTGAGATCACCAAGGAAGACGATGCTCTGTGGCCCCCCTCTGACCGAGTAGGCCGGCAGGAGCTTGAAATTGTCATCGGTGATGAACACATTTCTTTTACAACATCAAAAATTGGTTCCCTTATTGATGTCAACCAGTCTAA
It contains:
- the LOC119810293 gene encoding protein mago nashi homolog, producing MESDFYLRYYVGHKGKFGHEFLEFEFRPDGKLRYANNSNYKNDVMIRKEAYVHKSVMEELKRIIDDSEITKEDDALWPPSDRVGRQELEIVIGDEHISFTTSKIGSLIDVNQSKDPEGLRVFYYLVQDLKCLVFSLIGLHFKIKPI